The Arachis hypogaea cultivar Tifrunner chromosome 14, arahy.Tifrunner.gnm2.J5K5, whole genome shotgun sequence genome has a segment encoding these proteins:
- the LOC112743274 gene encoding uncharacterized protein, producing MKKIKKINEEAWNYLNKWPMESWTKSAFSHAPKLDNICNNACEVFNARIKEARAKPIITLLEEVRMFVMRTIAKNKVKLANHVGKLPPVVQSRLDKIRKESKSWMTIWTGDDEYEKFEVHGHPTNMVVDLGKRLCTCQFWMLTGMPCVHACVALARVNKRLEDFCHKWLTMDAYRDTYAHYINPLPEQSLWEKSEQNRPQAPKKKKKPGPVTKKRRKDADEGNEGSKKSKVTGTLKRQLKPFTCKYCLQKGHTKRGCPKKRAADVAQALADAAAAAAKTKPTEQAPTQAPPDAPAQAPPEAPSQAAPEAPAQPPAPVEIDLFQSNYSDAQ from the exons ATGAAGAAGATTAAGAAAATTAATGAAGAGGCGTGGAATTACCTGAACAAGTGGCCTATGGAGTCCTGGACAAAGTCAGCATTTAGTCATGCTCCTAAACTGGATAATATCTGCAATAACGCTTGCGAGGTCTTTAATGCAAGAATTAAGGAAGCAAGGGCCAAGCCAATCATCACGCTACTTGAGGAGGTCAGAATGTTTGTCATGAGAACAATCGCTAAAAACAAAGTTAAGTTAGCCAACCATGTGGGAAAGCTACCACCAGTGGTTCAAAGTAGGTTGGACAAGATCAGGAAGGAGTCTAAAAGTTGGATGACAATCTGGACAGGGGATGATGAGTATGAGAAGTTTGAAGTTCATGGTCATCCAACTAACATGGTAGTGGATTTGGGCAAGCGACTCTGCACATGTCAATTTTGGATGCTAACAG GAATGCCCTGTGTGCATGCGTGTGTAGCCCTCGCAAGGGTGAATAAGAGACTTGAAGATTTCTGTCATAAGTGGCTCACCATGGACGCATATAGAGACACTTATGCACATTATATAAATCCATTACCTGAACAATCTCTTTGGGAAAAATCTGAGCAGAATAGACCACAAgctccaaagaaaaagaagaagccagGACCAGTaacaaagaaaaggagaaaggatGCAGACGAGGGTAATGAGGGAAGCAAGAAATCTAAGGTAACTGGGACTCTAAAGAGACAACTAAAACCGTTTACTTGCAAATACTGTCTACAAAAGGGGCACACAAAGAGGGGTTGTCCAAAAAAGAGAGCAGCTGATGTTGCTCAAGCTCTTGCTGATGCAGCTGCAGCTGCTGCTAAGACAAAACCCACTGAACAAGCACCTACTCAAGCTCCTCCAGATGCACCTGCTCAGGCTCCTCCAGAAGCACCTTCTCAAGCTGCTCCAGAAGCCCCTGCTCAGCCACCTGCACCAGTTGAGATTGACCTCTTCCAGTCAAACTACTCCGATGCACAATAG